In Thermus islandicus DSM 21543, one genomic interval encodes:
- the nagA gene encoding N-acetylglucosamine-6-phosphate deacetylase, translated as MTLEGRILTERGFVEGKLYFSSHIEALEEREVGGPYVLPGFLDLHVHGGGGADAMEGKEAVLAMARFHLRHGTTGLLPTTVTAPIGDLKRALEGLREAIGACQALLGVHLEGPFLSPRRLGAQPPFPRLPDLDLMEELLALAPVRVVTLAPELPGSLELVRFLAERGVRVQLGHTAASYEEGLAALEAGASGFTHLYNAMTGLHHREPGVVGLALERGMWAEVIPDGLHVHVAALRLALKAIPGLYFVSDAVAAAGMPDGFYALGAHRVEKRGEGVWLGESLAGSALTLDQALRNLVAWGFPLEEVARRLSTWPARYLGLKDRGEIALGKRADLVVLDEGLRVQAVYLAGKRVA; from the coding sequence ATGACCTTGGAAGGCCGAATCCTCACGGAACGAGGTTTTGTGGAAGGGAAGCTGTACTTCTCCTCTCACATCGAGGCCTTGGAGGAGAGGGAGGTGGGGGGACCCTATGTCCTTCCCGGCTTTTTGGACCTTCATGTCCATGGGGGAGGGGGGGCGGACGCCATGGAGGGCAAAGAGGCCGTCTTGGCCATGGCCCGCTTCCATCTCCGCCACGGCACCACCGGTCTGCTTCCCACCACTGTCACCGCTCCGATAGGAGACCTAAAGCGGGCCCTAGAGGGACTGCGCGAAGCCATTGGGGCCTGCCAGGCCCTTCTTGGGGTTCACCTGGAGGGTCCTTTCCTCAGCCCGAGGCGGCTTGGAGCCCAGCCCCCCTTTCCCCGCTTACCGGATCTGGACCTCATGGAGGAACTCCTGGCCCTGGCCCCGGTGCGGGTGGTTACCCTAGCCCCTGAGCTCCCCGGGTCCTTAGAGCTGGTCCGGTTTCTGGCGGAGAGGGGAGTGCGGGTCCAGCTGGGCCATACCGCCGCCAGTTACGAGGAGGGTCTAGCTGCCCTAGAGGCCGGTGCCTCGGGCTTTACCCACCTCTACAACGCCATGACCGGCCTGCACCACCGGGAGCCTGGGGTGGTGGGGCTTGCCCTGGAACGGGGGATGTGGGCCGAGGTAATCCCCGATGGGTTGCATGTGCACGTGGCGGCCCTCCGCTTGGCCCTGAAGGCTATTCCTGGCCTTTACTTTGTCAGCGATGCGGTGGCGGCAGCGGGGATGCCAGACGGGTTCTACGCCTTGGGGGCCCATCGGGTGGAGAAGCGGGGGGAGGGGGTGTGGCTAGGGGAAAGCCTGGCGGGGAGTGCCCTTACCCTAGACCAGGCTTTAAGGAACCTGGTGGCCTGGGGTTTCCCTCTGGAGGAGGTGGCCCGGAGGCTTTCCACCTGGCCTGCCCGGTATCTTGGCCTTAAGGATAGGGGAGAGATTGCTTTGGGGAAGCGGGCCGACCTAGTGGTGCTGGACGAGGGGCTTAGGGTACAGGCGGTTTACCTGGCGGGGAAGCGGGTAGCCTAA